From Erinaceus europaeus chromosome 9, mEriEur2.1, whole genome shotgun sequence, one genomic window encodes:
- the OLIG1 gene encoding oligodendrocyte transcription factor 1 gives MFHAVPSTMLRPQLPGDAHELGGYLTSASAAAAAPLLPKAAREKPAPRGDPKIEQQQQLRRKINSRERRRMQDLNLAMDALREAILPYSAAHCQAAPGRKLSKVATLLLARNYILLLGGALRELRRALGEGAGAGLGGAGPRLLLAGLPLLAAAPGSLLLGAPEALRPGKYLSLALDEPPCGQLGLPGGGGGPGGAGGPGLCPCAVCRLPHLVPAGLGLATVQAHFSK, from the coding sequence ATGTTCCACGCGGTCCCCTCCACCATGCTGCGTCCTCAGCTGCCCGGCGACGCGCACGAGCTGGGGGGCTACCTGACGTccgcctccgccgccgccgccgcgccccTGCTGCCCAAGGCGGCCCGCGAGAAGCCCGCCCCCCGCGGGGACCCCAAGatcgagcagcagcagcagctgcggcGCAAGATCAACAGCCGCGAGCGCAGGCGCATGCAGGACCTGAACTTGGCCATGGACGCGCTGCGCGAGGCCATCCTGCCCTACTCGGCCGCGCACTGCCAGGCGGCGCCGGGCCGCAAGCTCTCCAAGGTGGCCACGCTGCTGCTGGCGCGCAACTACATCCTGCTGCTGGGCGGCGCGCTGCGGGAGCTGCGGCGGGCGCTGGGCGAGGGCGCGGGCGCGGGGCTGGGGGGCGCGGGGCCCCGCCTGCTGCTGGCCGGCCTGCCCCTGCTGGCCGCCGCGCCCGGCTCGCTGCTGCTGGGCGCCCCCGAAGCGCTGCGCCCCGGGAAGTACCTGTCGCTGGCTCTCGACGAGCCCCCCTGCGGCCAGCTCGGCCTCCCCGGCggaggtgggggtcctgggggtgcGGGGGGCCCCGGACTGTGCCCCTGCGCCGTCTGCAGGCTCCCGCACCTGGTCCCCGCCGGCCTGGGCCTGGCCACAGTGCAGGCGCACTTCTCCAAGTGA